A single region of the Cucumis melo cultivar AY chromosome 3, USDA_Cmelo_AY_1.0, whole genome shotgun sequence genome encodes:
- the LOC103501302 gene encoding polypyrimidine tract-binding protein homolog 3 isoform X1, with amino-acid sequence MTEPSKVIHVRNVGHEISENDLLQLFQPFGVITKLVMLRAKNQALMQMQDVPSAVNALQFFANLQPSIRGRNVYVQFSSHQELTTADQNAQGRGDEPNRILLVTIHHMLYPITVEVLHQVFFPHGFVEKIVTFQKSAGFQALIQYQTRQCAVSARTALQGRNIYDGCCQLDIQFSNLDELQVNYNNERSRDFTNPSLPSEPKGRSSQPGYGDTGGMYALQASGARPVGFSQMANAAAVAAAFGGGLPPGVSGTNDRCTVLVSNLNPDRIDEDKLFNLFSIYGNIVRIKLLRNKPDHALVQMGDGFQAELAVHFLKGAMLFGKRLEVNFSKHPNITQGADTHEYANSNLNRFNRNAAKNYRYCCSPTKMIHISSLSQEVTEEEIVSLLEEHGPIVNSKLFEMNGKKQALIMFDTEEQATEALVCKHASLLSGSIIRISFSQLQTL; translated from the exons ATGACTGAACCATCAAAAGTTATTCACGTCCGAAATGTTGGCCATGAAATATCGGAG AACGATTTGCTTCAGCTATTCCAGCCCTTTGGTGTCATAACTAAGCTTGTCATGCTTCGTGCTAAAAATCAG GCACTTATGCAGATGCAAGATGTTCCCTCAGCAGTTAATGCTTTGCAGTTCTTTGCTAATCTTCAACCAAGCATTAG GGGGAGGAATGTTTATGTCCAGTTTTCATCACATCAAGAGCTAACTACAGCAGATCAGAATGCTCAAGGACGAGGAGATGAG CCAAATCGAATACTCTTAGTCACAATCCATCACATGCTATATCCCATTACTGTGGAAGTGCTGCATCAAGTATTTTTCCCACATGGATTTGTGGAGAAGATCGTGACGTTTCAGAAGTCAGCTG GTTTTCAGGCTCTCATTCAGTATCAAACTCGGCAATGTGCTGTTTCTGCTAGGACTGCACTACAG GGACGTAATATATATGATGGTTGCTGTCAGCTAGACATTCAGTTCTCCAA TCTTGACGAATTACAGGTGAACTACAACAATGAACGTTCAAG GGATTTCACCAATCCTAGCCTGCCTTCTGAACCAAAAGGCCGGTCTTCTCAA CCTGGTTATGGTGATACGGGAGGAATGTATGCACTTCAAGCATCTGGAGCGAGACCAG TTGGATTCTCACAG ATGGCCAATGCGGCCGCTGTTGCTGCTGCATTTGGAGGAGGTTTGCCGCCTGGTGTTAGTGGAACAAACGACAGGTGTACAGTTCTTGTGTCCAATCTGAATCCTGAT AGAATAGATGAAGACAAGCTTTTTAACCTTTTCTCCATTTACGGGAACATTGTAAGAATTAAGCTTCTCCGGAATAAACCTGATCATGCACTTGTGCAGATGGGAGATGGGTTCCAGGCAGAATTGGCTGTACACTTTTTGAAG gGAGCGATGTTGTTTGGCAAGAGATTGGAGGTCAACTTCTCAAAGCATCCTAACATTACACAAGGAGCTGATACTCATGAATATGCTAACTCGAACCTTAATCGTTTTAACCGAAATGCTGCAAAGAACTACCGCTACTGCTGCTCCCCGACAAAGATGATCCACATATCATCTCTATCTCAGGAAGTGACTGAAGAAGAGATAGTGAGTCTCCTTGAGGAGCATGGGCCGATTGTCAACAGCAAGCTCTTTGAGATGAACGGTAAGAAGCAGGCACTCATCATGTTTGACACTGAGGAGCAGGCGACTGAAGCTCTTGTTTGCAAGCATGCTAGTTTGCTTAGTGGGTCGATCATTCGCATTTCGTTTTCCCAGTTGCAGACTTTATGA
- the LOC103501302 gene encoding polypyrimidine tract-binding protein homolog 3 isoform X2, with protein sequence MLRAKNQALMQMQDVPSAVNALQFFANLQPSIRGRNVYVQFSSHQELTTADQNAQGRGDEPNRILLVTIHHMLYPITVEVLHQVFFPHGFVEKIVTFQKSAGFQALIQYQTRQCAVSARTALQGRNIYDGCCQLDIQFSNLDELQVNYNNERSRDFTNPSLPSEPKGRSSQPGYGDTGGMYALQASGARPVGFSQMANAAAVAAAFGGGLPPGVSGTNDRCTVLVSNLNPDRIDEDKLFNLFSIYGNIVRIKLLRNKPDHALVQMGDGFQAELAVHFLKGAMLFGKRLEVNFSKHPNITQGADTHEYANSNLNRFNRNAAKNYRYCCSPTKMIHISSLSQEVTEEEIVSLLEEHGPIVNSKLFEMNGKKQALIMFDTEEQATEALVCKHASLLSGSIIRISFSQLQTL encoded by the exons ATGCTTCGTGCTAAAAATCAG GCACTTATGCAGATGCAAGATGTTCCCTCAGCAGTTAATGCTTTGCAGTTCTTTGCTAATCTTCAACCAAGCATTAG GGGGAGGAATGTTTATGTCCAGTTTTCATCACATCAAGAGCTAACTACAGCAGATCAGAATGCTCAAGGACGAGGAGATGAG CCAAATCGAATACTCTTAGTCACAATCCATCACATGCTATATCCCATTACTGTGGAAGTGCTGCATCAAGTATTTTTCCCACATGGATTTGTGGAGAAGATCGTGACGTTTCAGAAGTCAGCTG GTTTTCAGGCTCTCATTCAGTATCAAACTCGGCAATGTGCTGTTTCTGCTAGGACTGCACTACAG GGACGTAATATATATGATGGTTGCTGTCAGCTAGACATTCAGTTCTCCAA TCTTGACGAATTACAGGTGAACTACAACAATGAACGTTCAAG GGATTTCACCAATCCTAGCCTGCCTTCTGAACCAAAAGGCCGGTCTTCTCAA CCTGGTTATGGTGATACGGGAGGAATGTATGCACTTCAAGCATCTGGAGCGAGACCAG TTGGATTCTCACAG ATGGCCAATGCGGCCGCTGTTGCTGCTGCATTTGGAGGAGGTTTGCCGCCTGGTGTTAGTGGAACAAACGACAGGTGTACAGTTCTTGTGTCCAATCTGAATCCTGAT AGAATAGATGAAGACAAGCTTTTTAACCTTTTCTCCATTTACGGGAACATTGTAAGAATTAAGCTTCTCCGGAATAAACCTGATCATGCACTTGTGCAGATGGGAGATGGGTTCCAGGCAGAATTGGCTGTACACTTTTTGAAG gGAGCGATGTTGTTTGGCAAGAGATTGGAGGTCAACTTCTCAAAGCATCCTAACATTACACAAGGAGCTGATACTCATGAATATGCTAACTCGAACCTTAATCGTTTTAACCGAAATGCTGCAAAGAACTACCGCTACTGCTGCTCCCCGACAAAGATGATCCACATATCATCTCTATCTCAGGAAGTGACTGAAGAAGAGATAGTGAGTCTCCTTGAGGAGCATGGGCCGATTGTCAACAGCAAGCTCTTTGAGATGAACGGTAAGAAGCAGGCACTCATCATGTTTGACACTGAGGAGCAGGCGACTGAAGCTCTTGTTTGCAAGCATGCTAGTTTGCTTAGTGGGTCGATCATTCGCATTTCGTTTTCCCAGTTGCAGACTTTATGA
- the LOC103501302 gene encoding polypyrimidine tract-binding protein homolog 3 isoform X3: MLALWIVPMDMRTLSRFVGKMFHLKHNWGRNVYVQFSSHQELTTADQNAQGRGDEPNRILLVTIHHMLYPITVEVLHQVFFPHGFVEKIVTFQKSAGFQALIQYQTRQCAVSARTALQGRNIYDGCCQLDIQFSNLDELQVNYNNERSRDFTNPSLPSEPKGRSSQPGYGDTGGMYALQASGARPVGFSQMANAAAVAAAFGGGLPPGVSGTNDRCTVLVSNLNPDRIDEDKLFNLFSIYGNIVRIKLLRNKPDHALVQMGDGFQAELAVHFLKGAMLFGKRLEVNFSKHPNITQGADTHEYANSNLNRFNRNAAKNYRYCCSPTKMIHISSLSQEVTEEEIVSLLEEHGPIVNSKLFEMNGKKQALIMFDTEEQATEALVCKHASLLSGSIIRISFSQLQTL, encoded by the exons ATGCTGGCGCTGTGGATTGTCCCTATGGACATGAGAACCCTATCTCGATTTGTTGGGAAGATGTTTCATCTAAAACACAACTG GGGGAGGAATGTTTATGTCCAGTTTTCATCACATCAAGAGCTAACTACAGCAGATCAGAATGCTCAAGGACGAGGAGATGAG CCAAATCGAATACTCTTAGTCACAATCCATCACATGCTATATCCCATTACTGTGGAAGTGCTGCATCAAGTATTTTTCCCACATGGATTTGTGGAGAAGATCGTGACGTTTCAGAAGTCAGCTG GTTTTCAGGCTCTCATTCAGTATCAAACTCGGCAATGTGCTGTTTCTGCTAGGACTGCACTACAG GGACGTAATATATATGATGGTTGCTGTCAGCTAGACATTCAGTTCTCCAA TCTTGACGAATTACAGGTGAACTACAACAATGAACGTTCAAG GGATTTCACCAATCCTAGCCTGCCTTCTGAACCAAAAGGCCGGTCTTCTCAA CCTGGTTATGGTGATACGGGAGGAATGTATGCACTTCAAGCATCTGGAGCGAGACCAG TTGGATTCTCACAG ATGGCCAATGCGGCCGCTGTTGCTGCTGCATTTGGAGGAGGTTTGCCGCCTGGTGTTAGTGGAACAAACGACAGGTGTACAGTTCTTGTGTCCAATCTGAATCCTGAT AGAATAGATGAAGACAAGCTTTTTAACCTTTTCTCCATTTACGGGAACATTGTAAGAATTAAGCTTCTCCGGAATAAACCTGATCATGCACTTGTGCAGATGGGAGATGGGTTCCAGGCAGAATTGGCTGTACACTTTTTGAAG gGAGCGATGTTGTTTGGCAAGAGATTGGAGGTCAACTTCTCAAAGCATCCTAACATTACACAAGGAGCTGATACTCATGAATATGCTAACTCGAACCTTAATCGTTTTAACCGAAATGCTGCAAAGAACTACCGCTACTGCTGCTCCCCGACAAAGATGATCCACATATCATCTCTATCTCAGGAAGTGACTGAAGAAGAGATAGTGAGTCTCCTTGAGGAGCATGGGCCGATTGTCAACAGCAAGCTCTTTGAGATGAACGGTAAGAAGCAGGCACTCATCATGTTTGACACTGAGGAGCAGGCGACTGAAGCTCTTGTTTGCAAGCATGCTAGTTTGCTTAGTGGGTCGATCATTCGCATTTCGTTTTCCCAGTTGCAGACTTTATGA
- the LOC127148681 gene encoding L10-interacting MYB domain-containing protein-like, with protein MSQKSTEQLCVDDVVEIDGLKGEEPWSNKSKALFVVLMDEEVVKGNRPTTTFTKTSWNYMRSQLNASTGYNYSHHQLKNKFNKLRQIYKDFKKILSDMIENGWDPLLGTINLEEEQWNELFKVNNRAKKFRKSGYPHYEKLIRIFGDTTTTGVKLARQ; from the exons ATGTCACAAAAATCAACTGAACAACTTTGTGTCGATGACGTTGTTGAGATTGATGGATTAAAAGGTGAGGAACCATGGTCAAATAAGAGTAAAGCTTTGTTTGTAGTCTTAATGGATGAAGAGGTTGTAAAAGGAAATCGACCAACTACAACATTTACAAAGACTAGTTGGAATTATATGAGAAGCCAACTAAATGCTAGTACAGGATATAATTATTCTCATcatcaattgaaaaataagttcaacaaattaagacaaatttacAAAGACTTCAAAAAGATATTGAGTGATATGATAGAAAATGGTTGGGATCCATTATTAGGTACCATCAATCTTGAAGAAGAGCAATGGAACGAGCTTTTTAAG GTGAATAATCGAgctaaaaagtttagaaaaagtGGTTACCCACATTATGAAAAGCTCATAAGGATTTTTGGAGATACTACTACAACAGGTGTAAAGCTTGCCCGTCAATAA